Proteins from a single region of bacterium:
- the fabG gene encoding 3-oxoacyl-[acyl-carrier-protein] reductase: MATMTGKVALVTGAARGIGQAIAKKLAGEGCDVALCDLKAEWLTETVGLIEAMGRKVKCFEVDVGNAAAVDAAVNGAVKEFGKIDILVNNAGITKDTLMIRMSEQDWDAVLTVNLKGTFLFTKAVARPMMKQRTGAIVNVASIIGLIGNAGQCNYAASKAGVIALTKSAAKELAARNVRVNAVAPGFIETKMTEALPEEVRTKMLGAIPMGRFGQPEDVANVVLFLASDMSSYMTGQVLPICGGMVMQ, from the coding sequence ATGGCGACTATGACAGGTAAAGTGGCGTTAGTGACCGGCGCGGCACGTGGGATCGGGCAGGCGATTGCGAAGAAATTGGCCGGGGAGGGGTGCGATGTTGCCCTTTGTGACCTCAAGGCTGAATGGTTGACCGAAACCGTCGGTTTGATCGAGGCGATGGGCCGTAAAGTGAAATGTTTTGAGGTTGATGTGGGTAATGCGGCCGCCGTGGATGCCGCTGTGAACGGGGCTGTGAAGGAATTCGGCAAGATCGACATTCTCGTCAACAACGCCGGGATTACCAAGGATACCCTGATGATCCGCATGTCGGAGCAGGACTGGGATGCCGTTCTCACCGTCAATTTGAAGGGGACATTTTTGTTTACCAAGGCGGTTGCCCGTCCCATGATGAAGCAGCGCACGGGGGCGATTGTCAACGTGGCCTCAATTATTGGCTTGATTGGCAATGCGGGGCAGTGTAATTACGCAGCCTCAAAAGCTGGAGTGATTGCCCTGACCAAGTCGGCGGCAAAAGAACTGGCGGCTAGGAATGTGCGGGTTAATGCGGTTGCGCCCGGGTTCATCGAGACAAAGATGACCGAAGCGTTGCCAGAAGAAGTCCGGACGAAAATGTTGGGGGCCATCCCGATGGGACGGTTTGGTCAGCCGGAGGATGTGGCGAACGTGGTTCTGTTCCTGGCGAGCGATATGTCCTCGTACATGACAGGGCAGGTTCTTCCGATCTGCGGTGGAATGGTGATGCAGTAA
- the fabD gene encoding ACP S-malonyltransferase: MKTRAVVFAGQGAQFVGMGKDLAAAYPECKDLFDRASAVLGYDLAKLCAEGPIEEITKSDKCQPAIFVTSAACFTALKKLYPELQVAGTAGLSLGEWTALWAAGVVTFEEAVKILQVRGKAMQEACTERPGGMVSVMGLPMAELAKVCEAVGVQMANINSTEQIVLSGDKDKIAEAEKLAQAAGAKKTVVLPVAGAFHSPLMASAVGKLEQVLGGMALQVPTIPVLSNVTGKPHGGPAEIKARMLQQVTSSVQWVASIETFKAMGVTEYIECGPGKVLAGLIKRIDKDASSVSIQDVPTLEKAVAVLKA; this comes from the coding sequence ATGAAAACAAGAGCGGTAGTATTTGCAGGACAGGGTGCTCAGTTTGTCGGCATGGGTAAGGATCTGGCAGCGGCCTATCCCGAGTGCAAAGACCTTTTCGATCGCGCGAGCGCCGTGCTCGGCTATGATCTCGCCAAGCTTTGCGCAGAAGGCCCGATTGAAGAAATCACCAAGTCGGATAAATGTCAGCCGGCAATCTTTGTGACCAGTGCCGCCTGTTTCACCGCCCTCAAGAAGCTTTATCCTGAACTCCAGGTGGCCGGTACAGCCGGGCTCAGTCTGGGCGAGTGGACCGCGCTTTGGGCTGCGGGTGTGGTTACTTTTGAAGAGGCTGTCAAAATTCTTCAGGTTCGCGGAAAAGCCATGCAGGAAGCCTGCACCGAACGTCCCGGCGGCATGGTGAGCGTGATGGGCCTCCCCATGGCGGAACTGGCCAAGGTTTGTGAGGCGGTCGGCGTGCAGATGGCGAACATCAATTCGACTGAGCAAATTGTGTTGTCTGGCGATAAGGATAAAATCGCTGAAGCCGAGAAGCTGGCTCAGGCAGCTGGAGCGAAAAAGACGGTCGTTCTGCCGGTGGCGGGGGCCTTCCATTCGCCCTTGATGGCCTCGGCGGTCGGTAAATTGGAGCAGGTATTGGGCGGGATGGCACTCCAGGTCCCCACGATTCCGGTCCTTTCCAATGTCACGGGCAAGCCCCACGGCGGCCCGGCAGAAATCAAAGCCCGGATGCTTCAGCAGGTGACCTCTTCGGTTCAGTGGGTCGCCAGTATTGAGACCTTCAAGGCGATGGGCGTGACCGAATATATCGAATGTGGCCCCGGTAAGGTTCTGGCCGGGCTGATCAAACGGATTGATAAGGATGCGTCCTCTGTGAGCATTCAGGATGTGCCGACATTGGAAAAGGCCGTGGCGGTGTTGAAAGCGTAA
- a CDS encoding beta-ketoacyl-ACP synthase III, whose translation MSTTTTRHVAIIGTGHYVGERILTNADLEKMVDTTDEWIVTRSGIRERHIAREDQATSDLAAEASRRAMASAGVKPEEIDLIIVATITPDMPFPNTACFVQNLIGAKNATCIGLEAACTGFLYALDAASQYLLTGRFKTALVIGAEKMSTIVDWQDRTTCVLFGDGAGAVVVQVRETGEGILSTVTGSDGALTGLLNLPAGGSRTPASAETVESRKHYMRMEGKEIFKHAVRAMGESARRALEKSGLTMADIACVVPHQANMRIVEAIRSRLEVGPEKFFINLDKYGNMSSASIPVALDEALQCGRIKKGDNVVLVAFGGGLTWGAMVVKM comes from the coding sequence ATGAGTACCACCACCACACGTCATGTTGCCATTATTGGAACGGGTCACTACGTCGGCGAGCGCATTTTGACAAATGCCGATTTGGAGAAAATGGTTGATACCACGGATGAGTGGATTGTCACCCGCAGCGGAATCCGGGAGCGTCACATTGCCCGTGAGGATCAGGCCACCTCGGATTTGGCGGCAGAGGCGTCACGTCGCGCGATGGCGTCGGCGGGGGTCAAGCCCGAAGAGATCGATCTGATTATTGTGGCAACGATTACGCCTGACATGCCTTTCCCTAATACCGCCTGTTTTGTCCAGAATTTGATTGGCGCCAAAAACGCCACCTGTATCGGGCTGGAAGCGGCCTGTACCGGCTTTCTTTACGCCCTGGATGCGGCGAGCCAATACCTGTTGACCGGCCGGTTTAAGACCGCGTTGGTGATCGGGGCCGAAAAGATGAGTACGATCGTGGATTGGCAGGATCGTACCACCTGCGTTTTGTTTGGTGATGGGGCTGGAGCCGTGGTGGTGCAGGTTCGCGAGACGGGGGAGGGGATCCTCTCGACCGTAACCGGGTCCGATGGCGCCCTGACCGGCTTGTTGAATCTCCCGGCCGGTGGCAGCCGAACCCCTGCTTCCGCGGAGACCGTCGAGAGTCGCAAGCATTACATGCGGATGGAAGGCAAGGAAATCTTCAAACATGCAGTGCGCGCCATGGGGGAATCAGCCCGGCGTGCCCTGGAGAAAAGCGGGTTAACCATGGCGGATATCGCCTGCGTGGTGCCGCATCAGGCCAATATGCGTATCGTGGAGGCCATCCGTTCGCGTTTGGAGGTTGGCCCGGAGAAGTTTTTCATCAACCTCGATAAATATGGAAATATGTCCTCGGCCTCGATCCCGGTGGCGCTGGATGAAGCGCTGCAGTGCGGGCGGATTAAGAAGGGTGACAATGTGGTTCTGGTCGCCTTTGGTGGTGGGCTCACCTGGGGCGCCATGGTTGTGAAGATGTAA
- the plsX gene encoding phosphate acyltransferase PlsX: MRIAVDAMGGDFAPREIVAGAVLAARELKDLTSLVLVGQEEVICQELKAYGPIPPKLVIRHASEIIGMEETPALAIRKKKDNSISRMMDMINAGEVDAAVSAGNTGAMVVAATLKLRTLAGIQRPAIATVMPTMGRPIVLIDAGANTDCSPELLAEFGIMGSVYAREILGQPNPVVGLMSIGGEDSKGNETTKEAFRLLSAAPVNFRGNVEGHDLFLGETDVVVCDGFVGNVVLKTSESVAHTIGAWLKKEFKANPIRILGALLLRGALKSIKKKMDPEMFGGAPLLGVNGVCIITHGSSSRTAIYHAVRVACESVGHHVNDRIIEEARKLHNKS, encoded by the coding sequence ATGCGTATCGCCGTTGACGCGATGGGGGGCGATTTTGCCCCCAGAGAAATTGTGGCCGGTGCCGTGTTAGCGGCACGGGAGCTGAAAGACTTGACGTCCCTCGTCCTGGTTGGCCAGGAAGAGGTAATCTGTCAGGAGCTTAAGGCTTATGGTCCTATTCCCCCGAAGCTGGTGATCCGTCATGCCTCCGAAATAATCGGCATGGAGGAGACGCCTGCTTTAGCGATCCGCAAGAAAAAGGATAATTCCATCAGTCGGATGATGGACATGATCAATGCGGGGGAGGTTGATGCTGCTGTTTCGGCGGGTAATACCGGCGCGATGGTGGTGGCGGCTACTCTGAAATTGCGTACCTTGGCGGGCATACAGCGGCCGGCTATTGCGACGGTGATGCCGACGATGGGGCGTCCGATTGTCCTGATTGACGCTGGTGCGAATACGGATTGTTCGCCGGAGCTTCTGGCCGAATTCGGAATCATGGGGAGTGTGTATGCCCGGGAAATCCTGGGGCAGCCTAATCCTGTTGTCGGCCTGATGAGTATTGGTGGAGAGGATTCCAAAGGGAATGAGACCACCAAGGAGGCGTTCCGGCTTCTGAGCGCCGCCCCGGTTAATTTCAGGGGGAACGTCGAGGGTCATGATCTGTTTCTGGGCGAGACGGATGTCGTGGTGTGCGATGGGTTTGTCGGCAATGTTGTGTTGAAGACGAGCGAGAGTGTGGCGCACACTATCGGGGCCTGGTTGAAAAAAGAGTTCAAGGCTAACCCCATCCGAATTCTGGGCGCGCTGTTGTTGCGTGGGGCCTTGAAGTCCATCAAGAAAAAAATGGATCCTGAAATGTTTGGCGGAGCGCCGCTGTTGGGTGTGAACGGGGTCTGTATCATCACGCACGGATCGTCTTCGCGTACGGCTATCTATCACGCTGTGCGGGTTGCCTGTGAATCGGTTGGACATCATGTAAACGACCGGATTATTGAAGAAGCAAGGAAGTTACATAATAAATCATGA
- the rpmF gene encoding 50S ribosomal protein L32, which yields MAVPKRKKSKAKIRTRRACIKARVMTIKNCPQCGASQEPHRVCRSCGYYRGRQVVSVQAD from the coding sequence ATGGCAGTTCCAAAAAGAAAAAAATCGAAAGCTAAGATTCGCACGCGCCGGGCATGTATCAAGGCTCGTGTGATGACGATCAAAAACTGTCCGCAGTGTGGGGCTTCTCAAGAGCCGCACCGGGTATGCCGTTCATGCGGCTACTATCGCGGGCGTCAAGTTGTGAGCGTACAGGCCGACTAA
- a CDS encoding DUF177 domain-containing protein gives MSIKIEPWRIPEDGLDVEGQVPAEVVALKEDKSAPVSGPIDYELHVQCLEHELLVTGQVSTEVKFICSRCADSFVEEVSDPAFFFEQEVPNLHETLDLTDEVRETIILAFPNYPLCQESCHGLCPVCGANLNRVKCGCTPLKEKCWTAFSGLDNIEVKNGSSKKKKIES, from the coding sequence ATGTCTATCAAAATTGAGCCATGGCGAATTCCCGAGGACGGACTGGACGTCGAGGGACAGGTTCCGGCAGAAGTCGTTGCGCTTAAAGAGGATAAGTCTGCTCCGGTTTCAGGTCCGATCGACTATGAGTTGCATGTTCAGTGTTTGGAGCATGAATTACTTGTCACGGGGCAGGTGAGTACCGAGGTAAAATTCATTTGTTCACGATGTGCCGACTCCTTTGTGGAGGAGGTGTCGGATCCGGCGTTTTTCTTTGAACAAGAGGTCCCAAATCTTCATGAGACGCTAGACTTGACGGATGAGGTCCGCGAAACTATTATCCTCGCCTTTCCAAATTATCCGTTGTGTCAGGAATCGTGTCACGGGTTGTGTCCCGTGTGCGGAGCAAACCTGAATCGGGTGAAGTGCGGGTGTACGCCGCTTAAGGAAAAGTGTTGGACGGCATTTAGCGGTCTGGACAATATTGAGGTGAAAAATGGCAGTTCCAAAAAGAAAAAAATCGAAAGCTAA
- the coaD gene encoding pantetheine-phosphate adenylyltransferase, translating into MKHSAIYPGSFDPLTLGHLDLIERASHIFQEVIVAVGVNSRKKTVFSADERIAMVKASVKGMKNVKVDAFDGLLVNYARAKDIHVLLRGLRAFSDFEYEFQMALANRKMAPEIEMIFLMPKETFSYISSSTVREISERGGDVTPFVPPPVKRFLEKKMKG; encoded by the coding sequence ATGAAACATTCAGCCATATATCCCGGGTCGTTTGACCCCTTGACGTTGGGCCATTTGGATTTGATTGAACGGGCCTCCCATATTTTTCAAGAAGTCATTGTCGCGGTGGGTGTGAATTCCCGCAAAAAGACTGTTTTCAGTGCAGATGAGCGGATTGCGATGGTGAAAGCTTCGGTTAAAGGCATGAAAAATGTGAAAGTGGATGCATTTGACGGATTGCTGGTTAATTATGCCCGTGCCAAAGACATTCATGTTCTGTTAAGAGGGTTGCGCGCGTTTTCAGACTTCGAATATGAATTTCAGATGGCGCTGGCCAATCGCAAGATGGCTCCTGAAATCGAGATGATTTTTCTGATGCCGAAGGAGACTTTCAGCTATATCAGTTCCAGTACGGTGCGGGAAATTTCAGAACGGGGCGGAGATGTCACTCCATTTGTGCCCCCCCCCGTGAAGCGATTTCTTGAGAAAAAGATGAAAGGGTAA
- the rsmD gene encoding 16S rRNA (guanine(966)-N(2))-methyltransferase RsmD, translating to MRVTGGILRGRLIKSPKGDEVRPTQDMVRQAVFSSLAERIPGASFLDLFAGTGAVGLEAWSRGAARIDWVEGGAQVFPVLKSNLETLCGGESGKTADQEWKANRSDVFRFIEGLKGTQSYDIIFADPPYDRPGTARWATRLLNILSIGGLLTEEGIFVMEQSREEVEARHYAWEITASKVYGGTRVTMYKKLRK from the coding sequence GTTACGGGAGGCATATTACGGGGGCGACTGATCAAGTCGCCGAAGGGGGATGAGGTAAGGCCGACACAGGACATGGTCCGGCAGGCGGTATTTTCCTCTTTGGCGGAACGGATTCCCGGGGCTTCTTTTCTTGATCTGTTTGCCGGAACCGGTGCCGTGGGCCTTGAGGCTTGGAGCCGGGGGGCTGCCCGTATAGACTGGGTTGAGGGCGGGGCCCAGGTTTTTCCTGTATTGAAATCCAATCTCGAGACCTTGTGTGGCGGAGAATCAGGGAAGACGGCCGATCAGGAGTGGAAGGCTAATCGTAGCGATGTTTTTCGTTTTATTGAGGGGTTAAAGGGCACGCAATCTTATGATATCATTTTTGCCGATCCGCCTTATGACCGGCCCGGGACTGCCCGGTGGGCGACGCGGTTGCTGAATATCCTGTCAATCGGCGGGCTTTTAACTGAAGAAGGAATTTTTGTGATGGAGCAGTCCCGCGAGGAAGTTGAAGCCCGACACTATGCCTGGGAGATCACAGCTTCGAAGGTGTATGGCGGAACGCGGGTGACGATGTATAAGAAATTGAGGAAATAA